The following proteins are encoded in a genomic region of Desulfocurvibacter africanus subsp. africanus DSM 2603:
- a CDS encoding phage regulatory CII family protein, which produces MREEWNQQGKELPRMMTRSLTQIIHDMVLDGGVPAKVIAAEIGKPYTTMLREINPHDSGAKVGIDLLLPLMRSSKSNEPLKFLAHQMGYALVPLKRSEAMQMDPMAMSLKLLQEFGELSKRLQGILSQQSLSEEDFAVVEHAGCNAVMATVDLLECLRGMCGIESPLTNKEAA; this is translated from the coding sequence ATGCGGGAGGAATGGAACCAACAGGGTAAGGAGTTGCCGAGGATGATGACACGCTCATTGACACAGATTATTCATGACATGGTTTTGGACGGTGGTGTGCCAGCAAAAGTGATCGCTGCGGAGATCGGCAAGCCGTATACGACCATGCTGCGGGAGATCAACCCCCATGATTCCGGGGCCAAGGTAGGGATTGACCTGCTTCTGCCGCTCATGCGCTCATCCAAGAGCAATGAGCCGCTTAAGTTCCTGGCGCATCAGATGGGCTATGCCTTGGTCCCGCTCAAACGCTCCGAGGCCATGCAAATGGATCCCATGGCCATGTCGCTCAAGTTGCTTCAGGAGTTCGGCGAACTATCTAAGCGACTGCAAGGCATTCTCTCCCAGCAGTCCCTGTCGGAAGAGGACTTTGCAGTGGTGGAGCATGCCGGATGCAATGCGGTAATGGCCACCGTGGATCTTTTGGAATGCCTGCGGGGCATGTGCGGCATCGAATCCCCGCTGACTAACAAGGAAGCCGCCTGA
- a CDS encoding PAS domain S-box protein, with protein MSTDSVMGYAPDLYRAIFDALDDGVSIHDPNSGSVLDVNPAIIRMFGYDREEALGLTMERFCLESEPFSHADALAWISKALTMGPQRFKWRTRDKNGRDFWIEVRLKSISLGGQTRLLTIVREINALKTSEPPAAGPTCPEGDLHSLQRKAGVGFLAGDIAHGLNNSLTPILGYAAEARSMASDPAMAFCLDETLKACGKAKDLVSSLLTLSRPNESKREAMYLWPALESCLQAARALLPPGVSLDVQEDTSQAMAVVSTGEVQEIILSLCTIAAQALPGKRGNLALRLEPAFPASGCRVSVLAAARNGETAGEPDMRGSVMASVQGLAKSLGGSLALSPRADGLELSVLLPGVVEHAKAESRPSHRGHILFIDDDAAITKLVCKQLSSAGYIVTAVSNSDEGLRRFSQTPSEFDCVVTDLLMPGLCGQALALRIRELRPDLPVLLCSGNCDLGNLDASSTHCFAGFIPKPFCKRELTQAVSMALAQPATSPDERDKE; from the coding sequence ATGAGCACTGACTCTGTTATGGGCTACGCTCCCGACCTCTATCGGGCCATATTCGACGCACTGGATGATGGCGTTTCCATTCACGACCCGAATTCCGGCAGCGTTCTTGATGTCAATCCCGCCATAATACGCATGTTCGGCTATGACCGCGAGGAAGCCTTGGGCTTGACCATGGAGCGATTTTGCCTGGAATCCGAGCCCTTTTCCCACGCTGATGCGCTGGCTTGGATTAGCAAGGCCCTGACTATGGGACCACAACGTTTCAAGTGGCGGACGCGGGATAAAAATGGCCGTGATTTCTGGATAGAGGTCCGACTCAAAAGCATTAGCCTCGGTGGACAAACGCGCCTGCTTACGATCGTACGCGAGATAAATGCCCTCAAGACCTCGGAACCTCCCGCGGCTGGTCCGACCTGCCCGGAAGGTGATCTGCACAGCCTGCAGCGTAAAGCCGGGGTTGGCTTCCTGGCCGGTGACATCGCCCATGGCCTGAACAACTCCCTGACGCCCATCCTCGGCTATGCCGCGGAGGCCCGCTCCATGGCCTCGGATCCGGCCATGGCCTTCTGCCTGGACGAAACGCTTAAAGCTTGCGGCAAGGCCAAGGACCTCGTTTCCAGCCTGTTGACCCTTAGCCGGCCCAACGAGTCCAAGCGCGAGGCGATGTACCTGTGGCCAGCGTTAGAAAGTTGCCTGCAAGCAGCGCGCGCCCTGCTCCCGCCCGGTGTCTCCCTGGACGTGCAGGAGGACACATCGCAAGCCATGGCCGTCGTCAGCACAGGCGAAGTGCAAGAGATCATCCTGAGCCTGTGCACGATTGCAGCACAGGCTCTGCCAGGAAAACGCGGAAACCTTGCCTTGCGGCTCGAGCCGGCTTTTCCTGCTTCAGGCTGTCGTGTGTCTGTACTGGCTGCAGCGCGCAACGGTGAGACCGCAGGCGAGCCCGATATGCGAGGCAGCGTGATGGCCTCGGTCCAGGGTCTGGCCAAGTCCCTGGGCGGAAGCCTTGCACTGTCGCCACGGGCTGACGGCCTGGAGCTTTCGGTGCTTCTGCCTGGGGTAGTCGAACATGCCAAGGCGGAGTCCAGGCCGAGCCATCGCGGCCACATACTGTTCATTGACGACGACGCGGCCATTACCAAGCTGGTCTGCAAACAGCTCTCCTCGGCCGGCTACATCGTCACGGCCGTGTCGAATTCCGACGAAGGCTTGCGACGTTTCAGCCAGACACCCTCGGAATTCGACTGCGTGGTCACCGATCTGCTCATGCCAGGATTGTGCGGTCAAGCCCTGGCGCTACGCATCCGGGAACTGCGCCCCGATCTGCCGGTGCTGCTCTGCTCGGGCAACTGCGACCTGGGCAACCTCGATGCGTCCTCGACGCATTGCTTCGCCGGGTTCATCCCCAAGCCGTTCTGCAAGCGCGAGTTGACTCAAGCCGTGAGCATGGCCCTGGCGCAGCCGGCCACATCGCCTGACGAGAGAGACAAGGAGTAG